A genomic window from Helicobacter suis HS1 includes:
- a CDS encoding ABC transporter ATP-binding protein/permease, which translates to MFALTNKRDKKTLTWLTLGSILLSIIETFSISMIMPFITLASSPDLVLSNRYGHAVYEALHFSSPLHFAYLFAFMLVGLYLFRMGYSLLFTYLYTRFSSHKAHDLAQQLFMCYLKISYLEHITMDVNHTRNTINSKSYQVLESFGALIGIFTEITTVLFLYSMLVLTNWKMTLVLSVILILQVIFISKYVAKIIQKKGQAITTSNIGADQVFAKFFGNFKITKLKDKYLQAHSDFSQSSLSRAKIQTTTQTLQAIPTKFLETVGFSLLILSVVYVLHKYGDAKMVLPIISMYALALYRMLPSISKILGCFNTILYSQHAITNIYRELKRPIQEEGDLPLRFSQNIILQNIYFAYRRSHPILQNINLTIKKGQKVAFIGPSGCGKSTLVDIIIGVLYPNKGTIFIDEKPLDSQNIRSWRQKIGYIPQNIYLFDGTVADNVACGSPLDEKRVIEVCKRACIYDFLCTHNGIESRIGEGGINLSGGQKQRIGIARALYDDPEVLVLDEATSALDTSTETKIMDEIYAITQDKTLLVIAHRLSTIERCDVKIDLSQPL; encoded by the coding sequence ATGTTTGCCCTCACCAATAAAAGAGATAAAAAGACATTAACTTGGCTCACCTTAGGCTCCATTCTTTTAAGCATAATAGAAACCTTCTCTATTAGCATGATCATGCCCTTTATCACCCTTGCTAGCTCCCCTGATCTTGTTCTTTCTAACCGCTATGGCCATGCTGTCTATGAAGCGCTACACTTTTCAAGTCCTTTGCATTTTGCTTATCTCTTTGCTTTTATGCTAGTAGGTCTTTATCTTTTCCGCATGGGTTACTCTTTGCTTTTTACCTACCTTTATACCCGCTTTAGCTCCCACAAAGCCCATGATCTAGCCCAACAACTTTTCATGTGTTATTTAAAAATCTCTTATCTGGAACATATCACGATGGATGTTAACCACACCAGAAACACCATTAATAGCAAGAGTTACCAAGTTTTAGAGAGCTTTGGCGCTCTGATTGGTATTTTTACAGAAATCACCACCGTTCTTTTTCTTTATAGCATGCTTGTATTGACTAATTGGAAAATGACTCTTGTTTTGAGTGTGATTTTGATCCTACAGGTGATTTTTATTAGTAAGTATGTTGCTAAGATTATCCAAAAAAAAGGGCAGGCAATCACCACCTCTAACATCGGCGCTGATCAAGTATTTGCTAAATTTTTTGGTAATTTTAAAATCACAAAGCTCAAGGATAAGTATCTACAAGCCCATAGCGACTTTAGCCAAAGCAGTTTAAGCCGCGCTAAAATCCAAACCACCACACAGACCCTGCAAGCTATTCCTACTAAATTTTTAGAGACTGTGGGTTTTAGCTTGCTTATTCTCTCAGTAGTTTATGTGCTACACAAATACGGCGATGCCAAAATGGTTTTGCCCATTATCTCTATGTATGCCCTAGCGCTTTATCGCATGCTCCCCTCTATTAGCAAGATTTTAGGCTGTTTTAACACCATTCTTTATAGCCAGCATGCAATCACTAATATTTATAGAGAACTCAAACGCCCCATTCAAGAGGAGGGGGATTTACCCTTGCGTTTTTCTCAAAATATTATTTTGCAAAATATCTACTTTGCTTACAGAAGAAGCCACCCAATTTTGCAAAATATTAACCTCACTATCAAGAAAGGGCAAAAGGTCGCCTTTATTGGGCCTAGTGGCTGTGGTAAATCCACTCTTGTAGACATCATCATAGGGGTTCTTTACCCTAATAAAGGCACAATTTTTATTGATGAAAAACCCCTTGATTCTCAAAATATCCGCAGTTGGCGGCAAAAAATAGGCTATATCCCACAGAATATCTATCTCTTTGATGGCACTGTAGCAGACAATGTAGCCTGTGGTAGCCCATTAGATGAAAAAAGAGTGATTGAGGTGTGCAAGCGGGCATGTATTTATGACTTTTTGTGTACACATAATGGGATAGAAAGCCGCATAGGTGAGGGGGGGATTAATCTAAGCGGGGGGCAAAAACAGCGTATCGGTATCGCCCGTGCGCTTTATGATGATCCTGAAGTTCTGGTTTTAGACGAGGCCACTTCAGCCCTAGACACCTCTACAGAAACAAAAATCATGGATGAAATTTATGCCATTACACAGGATAAAACCTTGCTAGTCATTGCCCACCGTCTTAGTACCATTGAAAGATGTGATGTTAAAATTGATTTGAGCCAGCCTTTGTAG